Proteins encoded within one genomic window of Rhododendron vialii isolate Sample 1 chromosome 1a, ASM3025357v1:
- the LOC131300022 gene encoding uncharacterized protein LOC131300022 isoform X1, whose amino-acid sequence MVMLSVNEEVQILNIRVFKWNEELHNVESSQGLFLFRIIDNILRNSEFHQRTLKRPELLSVLRIKNKLSVFELVNLSNRDSIKKLVSQAIESREEDYLDDTAAKLREAVSEYLLGCFKFDIFQPLPSLKNPIIVIVVDVAVSKRINGTRKRHLPSSFLSKRQETKDSCDDVSTKDSCDDASMRPESVKKRRVGDARAYKKEIRSRMQQLKLSHRDEVEIRLILRSYLEEPRASVIIPIVAGEPKGLSQVEVAVKEKEFDGNELEDACPICLEGILRGMKVAKSPCSHIFHRDCLFRWLPKDSRCPLCRSTCATLVSDFYVVDSFQFFLKDFKFVLRELPFVS is encoded by the exons atggtgatGTTGAGTGTGAATGAAGAAGTGCAAATCCTTAATATTCGTGTATTCAAGTGGAACGAAGAGCTTCATAACGTCGAATCGTCGCAAGGGTTGTTTCTGTTCCGCATCATTGATAATATCTTAAGAAATTCGGAGTTCCACCAACGTACTTTGAAACGACCTGAGTTATTATCAGTGTTGCGGATCAAAAACAAACTATCAGTGTTCGAGCTTGTAAACTTATCGAATCGAGACTCCATCAAAAAGTTGGTTTCTCAGGCCATTGAAAGCAGAGAAGAAGACTACTTGGACGACACGGCTGCCAAACTGAGAGAAGCTGTATCCGAATACCTGCTTGGTTGCTTCAAATTCGACATATTCCAACCGCTGCCTTCCCTGAAAAACCCCATAATCGTCATTGTAGTAGACGTTGCCGTATCCAAAAGGATAAACGGTACGAGGAAGAGGCACTTACCGTCCAGCTTCTTATCAAAGAGACAAGAAACTAAAGATTCTTGCGATGATGTTTCAACAAAAGACTCTTGTGACGATGCTTCAATGCGTCCAGAATCCgtaaagaaaagaagagttGGGGATGCCCGGGCTTATAAGAAGGAAATAAGGTCTCGGATGCAACAGTTGAAAttgtctcatcgagatgaaGTTGAGATTCGGCTTATTTTAAGGTCGTATTTGGAAGAACCAAGAGCTTCTGTGATAATTCCGATAGTCGCTGGGGAACCTAAGGGGCTTAGTCAAGTTGAGGTTGCGGTGAAAGAAAAGGAATTTGATGGTAATGAATTGGAAGATGCATGTCCGATATGTTTGGAGGGGATATTAAGAGGGATGAAGGTCGCGAAATCTCCTTGTTCACATATCTTTCACAGAGATTGCTTGTTCCGGTGGCTACCAAAGGATAGTCGCTGCCCCTTGTGCAGATCTACTTGCGCTACCTTG GTATCGGATTTTTATGTAGTTGACTCGtttcaatttttcttgaaagattttaaatttgtttt
- the LOC131300022 gene encoding uncharacterized protein LOC131300022 isoform X2: MVMLSVNEEVQILNIRVFKWNEELHNVESSQGLFLFRIIDNILRNSEFHQRTLKRPELLSVLRIKNKLSVFELVNLSNRDSIKKLVSQAIESREEDYLDDTAAKLREAVSEYLLGCFKFDIFQPLPSLKNPIIVIVVDVAVSKRINGTRKRHLPSSFLSKRQETKDSCDDVSTKDSCDDASMRPESVKKRRVGDARAYKKEIRSRMQQLKLSHRDEVEIRLILRSYLEEPRASVIIPIVAGEPKGLSQVEVAVKEKEFDGNELEDACPICLEGILRGMKVAKSPCSHIFHRDCLFRWLPKDSRCPLCRSTCATLVEGAVTYHGLLHQDLSHQTLC; the protein is encoded by the coding sequence atggtgatGTTGAGTGTGAATGAAGAAGTGCAAATCCTTAATATTCGTGTATTCAAGTGGAACGAAGAGCTTCATAACGTCGAATCGTCGCAAGGGTTGTTTCTGTTCCGCATCATTGATAATATCTTAAGAAATTCGGAGTTCCACCAACGTACTTTGAAACGACCTGAGTTATTATCAGTGTTGCGGATCAAAAACAAACTATCAGTGTTCGAGCTTGTAAACTTATCGAATCGAGACTCCATCAAAAAGTTGGTTTCTCAGGCCATTGAAAGCAGAGAAGAAGACTACTTGGACGACACGGCTGCCAAACTGAGAGAAGCTGTATCCGAATACCTGCTTGGTTGCTTCAAATTCGACATATTCCAACCGCTGCCTTCCCTGAAAAACCCCATAATCGTCATTGTAGTAGACGTTGCCGTATCCAAAAGGATAAACGGTACGAGGAAGAGGCACTTACCGTCCAGCTTCTTATCAAAGAGACAAGAAACTAAAGATTCTTGCGATGATGTTTCAACAAAAGACTCTTGTGACGATGCTTCAATGCGTCCAGAATCCgtaaagaaaagaagagttGGGGATGCCCGGGCTTATAAGAAGGAAATAAGGTCTCGGATGCAACAGTTGAAAttgtctcatcgagatgaaGTTGAGATTCGGCTTATTTTAAGGTCGTATTTGGAAGAACCAAGAGCTTCTGTGATAATTCCGATAGTCGCTGGGGAACCTAAGGGGCTTAGTCAAGTTGAGGTTGCGGTGAAAGAAAAGGAATTTGATGGTAATGAATTGGAAGATGCATGTCCGATATGTTTGGAGGGGATATTAAGAGGGATGAAGGTCGCGAAATCTCCTTGTTCACATATCTTTCACAGAGATTGCTTGTTCCGGTGGCTACCAAAGGATAGTCGCTGCCCCTTGTGCAGATCTACTTGCGCTACCTTG